CGATCGGCCGGATGCAACGACACCGTCATTCCGATCCCGAAAACTCCAATGAATCAGGGCGCTGATCTGACAGCCTATTATGCCCGGCGTGCCGACGAGTACGACAGGATTTATGCAAAACCAGAACGCCAGAACGACCTGGTTGCGCTGCGTGCCCTGCTGCGCGGAACATTCACCGACCACGATGTCCTCGAAGTCGCTTGCGGCACCGGTTACTGGACGCAAGTCATCAGCGAGTCGGCCAGGTCGGTCCTCGCCACTGACATCAATGAGACGGTCCTGGCGATCGCCCGGCGCAAAACGTACTCGAATTCGAACGTGCAATTTAAAACCGCCGACGCGCTCACGCTGGCTGACGTGGATGGCAACTTCACTGCGGGCTTCGCCGGATTCTGGTGGTCGCACATTCCCAGGGAGAGCTTGCAAACCGTACTGACGGCATTTCATGGGAAGCTCCTCCCCGGCTCGCTGGTTGTTTTTCTCGATAACAAATACGTCGAAGGAAGCAGTACGCCCGTGACCCGCCGGGACTGCGGCGGCAACACCTACCAGAAACGAAAACTGGAAGATGGGGCCGAGTTTGAGGTGTTGAAGAATTTTCCAACAGAGGCCGCCCTTCGCGAGGAGGTCGGTTCCCATTCCGGGAATCCGGAGGTCATGCAATTCACCTACTTTTGGTGCCTTCGTTACATCCTTCAGTGAAGCGGATGTCGGCATGGCAACCCGCCGTTCCGCCGCGCGACGGTCAGTTCAGCACAAGAATGCGATAGAACCGCTGCGAACTGCCGGCCAGGCTGTCATTGACGGTGAAGCTGTCACCCGTTGCAATGAAATCCACATCAAGCGGCTGCCAATTCGGTTCGTCGAGCGTGTCCTTGTATTCGACGCGGTAGGTCTTTCCGGGCACTGTTACGAAGCTGATCGCGTAACCACCGTTCTGCGCGGGGGCGATGCCGGTCACTTGCGGACGCGGCGCAACGCGAACCGCGAAACTGGCCGCACTGCTCATTGGCGGGGAACCGTCGTCGGTGACGCGCACGGTGATCAGGTTTGAAGTCGATGTTTGTGAAACATCAGGCCGCCATGAAAACAGACCATTCGCGGGGTTGATCGCTGCTCCCGTGGGCGCGCCGGAGTCGAGGCTGAAGGTCAGACTCTGCGCCGGCGTGTTTGTGTCACTTGCTACAACAGTGAACAACAGTAATTGACCTTCGATCACGATCTGGTCCTCAATGCGGACAACGGCCGGGGGCGTGTTCGAGGTCGCGAGGAAGTTGGAACCGCGCGGCGTTGGAGCGCCCAACCGATAGACTCCGGAGGCGCCATCCGGGAAACGGCCTTCACTCGTGTCCGTGGCCTGCGGGCCAAAGGAAACGAAATCAACGACGGTTCCGTCGGGCGCGAAGATGCCGATGGCATCGCCGCTTTTTGCCAGTTTGAAACCTGCGTGCAGGTCGGACCGGTTCGTACTGTTCTGCCCGGTCTCGCTGTCGGCCCAGACGAGCAGGTAACCGCGGGGTTCGATCGTGTACCCGTCAGGAATGCGGAACGCGGTCTTGTTGGTCAGGCTGGTGCCCAGATAGAAACCAGACAAATCGGCAATCGCGTCACCTGGATTGTAGATTTCAAACCAGTCCTCGAAATCGTTGTCTGCTGGGTCGGCCAGCGTCGTCACGTTGTCGGCCATCCACTCGTTGATGAACACAATCAGCGGTGGCGAAGCCGGATTGTTGGTCCCGCCGGGAGTCGTATAATAAAACACCCGGCGACCGCTTACCGTGCCGTCGGGGTAGGCGCCATAGGACCGGTCCGCCTGCTGTACATCATAGTTGAAGTAATCGAGGATGTTTGTTTGCCCGCCTCCTGTCTGAACAAGCGCAAGCGAGCCGGTAGCGGGCGGGATTGTGAAGCTGGTGTGCAATTCGTTCGCTGCCGATTCGCCGGCATTACCATCGAGCCACACAACCAGAAACTGGCCGGGCCCGATGTTTGCCCCCGCTGGAAATGGCCATTGCACCAGGTTCGAGTAGTCGTTTGCCAGATAAAAACTGCTGAGATCAACGTTAGTCGCGCCCCCGTTGTAGATCTCACACCAGGGATGGCGATGACCAAAGCGGTCCATCAGGCCGGTAAGATTGTTCGGCAGGACCTCGTTCAGCCACAGTTGCGGCATCGCCAGCAGAGACGCGCGTACTGAATTCGGCGCCCCCGGTGTGTAGCGCGAACCCGTGGGCGTGCCCGCGCTGGGCGCGACGTTTACGTTTGCGACGATCCCACTGCCTGAAAGACGGATGGTCAGTGTTCCGCCATTGGTGTTTTCCAGATACCAGAAACTTAGTGTGTACGGTTGTCCAGAGGCGAGCGCGGGCGAAAACGTCTGCCAGATGGACGAGGCTTGCGTCGTTCCGCCGCTCGACGCAACCACTTGCAAGCTGGCATTTCCCGAGTGCTTCACCGAACTGTTCAACGTCGAGCCAGACAGGTTCGCGGAAACCGTCCATGGACCCGGGAATGCGCTTTCAAAGTCGCCGTTTTGGATCACATTTGCGCCGACTTCCGGCAGCGTGCCAGCGACCAGTTTCAAGTCATCAATGAAAACCGAACCGGCGGATTGCAGGTAAACGTAAAGCGTCGAACTGGAGGCCGTGCCTGAGGCCGTCACGTAACGCCACTGCGGCAGGGGAGCTCCCGGTCCTGCGTTCGTGGGAACCGCTGTCCAATTGGCAACCCGATCATTGTCCTGCGCGGCGTCAATCAACTGGAGCGACGCGCCCGTGCCATTCGCGGCGGCGGGCCACGGGGTCTGGCTGTCGTAACGGACTTCATCCACAACAAGGTCCTGGTCGGGGGTCACACCGGGCTCGATCAGGCGAAGCGTCTCACCGTTGTTCTGCAGCTTTCCGTCGAACTCGCCAACGACCGCAATCGTTCCGCCATAAGCCTGGGCGAAGGCGACGCGGTCCTCCGCCACCACCAGAAAGCCGCCGGGCGCGATCACCGATCCGCCCGGAAAGGTAAAATTCGCACCCTCCAACCGCCAGCCCGTAAGGTCGAACGCATTCGCTGTCGAAGAGTTGTAAATCTCGACGAATGACGCGTTGGGCACCGCGGGATTGTACATGATTTCGTTGATCACCAGTTTGTCCTGCGGCTGCTCCACCGCTCCGGTGTAATTCACA
This sequence is a window from Candidatus Angelobacter sp.. Protein-coding genes within it:
- a CDS encoding class I SAM-dependent methyltransferase; translated protein: MNQGADLTAYYARRADEYDRIYAKPERQNDLVALRALLRGTFTDHDVLEVACGTGYWTQVISESARSVLATDINETVLAIARRKTYSNSNVQFKTADALTLADVDGNFTAGFAGFWWSHIPRESLQTVLTAFHGKLLPGSLVVFLDNKYVEGSSTPVTRRDCGGNTYQKRKLEDGAEFEVLKNFPTEAALREEVGSHSGNPEVMQFTYFWCLRYILQ